Below is a window of Brachyspira hampsonii DNA.
TGGGCTAAAACTGTATTTGGAAGCAGTCCTGTTGTTATAGCTACTTGTGTTGCTATTATACTTAATGTTGTTCTTCCTAAAGAAGAAGCTAAAAAATAATTAAAAATATTTTCTATATATAAAAGCATAAGTTATTTATAACTTATGCTTTTTCTTATATTAATTAAATATACTTTAAACTAAATCTTCTCTAGTATCTATATCTTTTAATTTATTTTTATCTATAGTATAAAAGAAACAATCCTCAATATTTTTTTTTATAATTTTCAATGCTCCGCTGTCATACTCTAAGTTTAAAATATCATTAATATATTTTGATGAGAATACTGCCGGGTTTGAAAAATTCTCTCCTGTAAACATAGCTCCTATATTCTTATGACTATAGTAAAAATATTTAAGCATATTAAAAATATCATTACTTTCTAAAACAGGCATATCGCATACAAAAAAAGCAAATGAATCAGCTTTTAGTTTTAAAGCCTCATTAATGCCGAGTTTGATAGAAGCACTTATACCTTCATTATAATTGTAATTATAAAAAGCATAATAATCTTTATTTTCAAATTTTTTATTTATTATATCATCGTATATGCTTACAACTATTACAGAAGTTTCTATATTTTTTAGCTTTTCATCTTCTTTAAATAATTTTCTTACATCTGATATTTTGTTAATAGTGTTTTCAAATAATGTTTTATTATTAAGAGATTTGAATTTATGAATTAACTTATTACCATTGAAACGCTCGCTTTTACCAGATGCTAATATAATGAAAGCGGTTTTTTTATATGTAATAGTATTGTTATTCGTAAAATCATTTAAATATAGTTTTATATCACTGCATTTAAGTTTATTAATATAATATTTATCTGCAATATATTTGATAGTTTCTAAATCCACTATACTTTCACTGTCTATTTCACTGCATAAATTATATCTGAAACAAACCTCTTTAAATTTTCTGCCTAAACTATGAAGCCCCATAATGATAACTATTTGGTATATTCTCCCATAAAGAAACTTTGGTATAATAGGCTCTTCATCATTTGGTATTTTTATTGGATAATACTTTGCCCCATCAGCCTCTATCAAAATAATATCCGCATATTTAATTGCATTCTCTAATTGTTCATATCCTACATACATTAGTTTTTTTTCATCATACTCTTTTCCTAATACAATAATATTCTCATTATCAAAAGAATGAGCATCAATAGTTTCAGTATATTTTTCAGGTTTAAAAATTTTTGCTGTAGTTGTGATTACTACCTTTTTATCTTTATAACTTTCTGATAATTTTTTTATATATGAGGTTTTACCGCCGCCGCCGCATACAATAATAATTTTTGACATAATCAGCCTATAGTTACTTCGCCTGTAGGTAAATCTATTATACCATATTTACCTTTATTAATAGAACCTATACTCATAAATAAAGTAAGATATCCAACGCGTCCTATAAACATTAATAATATAAGTATTAATTTGCTCCATATTGTAACTGTTGGAGTTATACCTAAAGAAAGACCTACTGTACTTATAGCGGATATCGCCTCAAAAAGTATAGGCATCATACTATTTGATTTTTCTATATAAAACATAATAAACGAAGCAAGTACAGAAATAGCTATTGCAAGAGTAACTATAGCAACAGATTTATTAACTGTATCATCTTTTATCTTTCTGCCATTAACTACAATATATGGTCTGTTAAAAACTGCAGCAATTACTGAAAATATAAAAACAAATAATGTAGTAGTTTTTACTCCGCCGCCTGTACTGTTTGGAGAAGCACCTACAAACATTAAAAATATAACAACTCCTATAGTAACACTGCTCATAGAGTTGTATGCAATAGTTTCAAAACCCGCTGTTCTTGGACTTACACTTTGAAATAATGAAACTAATATTTTCTCTTTTAAAGGAAGATCTTTGAGCGAATTTGAATATTCATTGAAAAATATAAAAGCACTTCCTAATATTATCAAAATAACACTTGTGTATATAACTATTCTAGCCTGAACATCAAATACATATCTTTTTCCTTTTACTTTATTTACTATAGCCCTAGTAACAGTAAGCATAACAGGATATCCTATACCTCCTAGCGTAATAAGAAGCATAATGCTAACATTAACTACAACATTTGCTGAATACTGATGAAGATTATCAGTATAAAGTGAAAATCCGGCATTACAAAAGGCACTTATAGAGTGAAATACAGAAGAAAATATTCGCATTCCTAATCTGTCATTAGTATCCATAACAGTAAACAAAGAAACAGCACCCAATAATTCTATAAAAAAAGTAGATAAAAAGATCACCTTTATAGTGGATCTTATAATATCTTTATTTTGAGTATTAAACATCTCTAAAGTTCTCACCCTATCCTGCACACTGCCTTTACTCACAGAAAATAAAAGCACTATTGCCGATATAGACATAATACCAAGTCCGCCTATTTGAATAAGAGTTATTAATACAATCTGTCCGAACAAAGTAAACTCTTTTGAAATATCTATAACACTAAGCCCCGTAACGCATACGGCACTAGTTGCAGTAAATAAAGCATCAACAAATGATAATTTACCTGTTACTGTACTTAAAGGTAAATATAAAAGCAAACTTCCTAATGTTATAACAAATACAAATGAAGCTATAATCATCTGATATAATGTAAACTTAGAATATGAAAGCCTAAGCCAATTTATAACTATAATTAAAAAGAAAAGTATAGAACCTGCTATAGTCCATATTATTCTGCTGGAATATACATCATAATATTTTCTGCTGAAAAAATTAAGAAGCAAAAGTCCTACAAGCTGAATAATAGGAACTACTATATAAAGTTTTCTAGGTGCTATTCTTATTTGATCTGCAAGTATAAATACAAAACATATTGTAATAATATTGATAATTTTATCATAATTATAAATATAA
It encodes the following:
- a CDS encoding TrkH family potassium uptake protein; the encoded protein is MKNIFNNKINNQNNPNQTVIQSIDEFLRRISNLVAIAGSIFAIFVLLMQVRQISIYNFYIYNYDKIINIITICFVFILADQIRIAPRKLYIVVPIIQLVGLLLLNFFSRKYYDVYSSRIIWTIAGSILFFLIIVINWLRLSYSKFTLYQMIIASFVFVITLGSLLLYLPLSTVTGKLSFVDALFTATSAVCVTGLSVIDISKEFTLFGQIVLITLIQIGGLGIMSISAIVLLFSVSKGSVQDRVRTLEMFNTQNKDIIRSTIKVIFLSTFFIELLGAVSLFTVMDTNDRLGMRIFSSVFHSISAFCNAGFSLYTDNLHQYSANVVVNVSIMLLITLGGIGYPVMLTVTRAIVNKVKGKRYVFDVQARIVIYTSVILIILGSAFIFFNEYSNSLKDLPLKEKILVSLFQSVSPRTAGFETIAYNSMSSVTIGVVIFLMFVGASPNSTGGGVKTTTLFVFIFSVIAAVFNRPYIVVNGRKIKDDTVNKSVAIVTLAIAISVLASFIMFYIEKSNSMMPILFEAISAISTVGLSLGITPTVTIWSKLILILLMFIGRVGYLTLFMSIGSINKGKYGIIDLPTGEVTIG
- the yqeC gene encoding selenium cofactor biosynthesis protein YqeC, which codes for MSKIIIVCGGGGKTSYIKKLSESYKDKKVVITTTAKIFKPEKYTETIDAHSFDNENIIVLGKEYDEKKLMYVGYEQLENAIKYADIILIEADGAKYYPIKIPNDEEPIIPKFLYGRIYQIVIIMGLHSLGRKFKEVCFRYNLCSEIDSESIVDLETIKYIADKYYINKLKCSDIKLYLNDFTNNNTITYKKTAFIILASGKSERFNGNKLIHKFKSLNNKTLFENTINKISDVRKLFKEDEKLKNIETSVIVVSIYDDIINKKFENKDYYAFYNYNYNEGISASIKLGINEALKLKADSFAFFVCDMPVLESNDIFNMLKYFYYSHKNIGAMFTGENFSNPAVFSSKYINDILNLEYDSGALKIIKKNIEDCFFYTIDKNKLKDIDTREDLV